A stretch of Candidatus Methylomirabilota bacterium DNA encodes these proteins:
- a CDS encoding PAC2 family protein, translating to MPSTDPLVMFEEPDGLRQPILIMAFSGWNDAAESATTAARFLGQAWPSRPLASIDPEEFYHFGLSRPYVRFKTDSRNEREIVWPSTDFSICRLPSVDRDLIVGVAIEPHLKWRTYCGAVLELARRSRASLVLTLGALLAEVPHTRPVKLVGGAHDPELAAVLGIRPSRYEGPTGIIGVLSTLCREEGVPAASLWANVPHYVSGVENPKAALALVRRVLTLLGTEADLSELVEATRQFEGNLDEVVGQNPKIAEYVKTLERKLPEDEEAAGPVPGSSDELPPSADLVAEIEQFLRQQRPESS from the coding sequence ATGCCGTCGACCGATCCCCTGGTTATGTTCGAGGAGCCGGACGGGCTCCGTCAGCCCATCCTGATCATGGCGTTCTCCGGGTGGAACGACGCTGCGGAGTCCGCGACGACCGCCGCGCGCTTCCTGGGGCAGGCTTGGCCCTCGCGACCGCTGGCCAGCATCGATCCTGAGGAGTTCTACCACTTCGGCCTGTCGCGGCCCTACGTGCGCTTCAAGACGGACTCGCGAAACGAGCGGGAGATCGTCTGGCCATCCACGGATTTCTCCATCTGCCGCCTGCCCTCCGTCGACCGCGACCTCATCGTCGGGGTGGCCATCGAGCCGCACCTGAAGTGGCGCACCTACTGCGGCGCCGTCCTCGAGCTGGCGCGGCGCTCGCGCGCCTCCCTTGTCCTGACGCTGGGCGCGCTGCTGGCCGAAGTCCCGCACACCCGGCCGGTGAAGCTGGTGGGGGGCGCCCATGACCCCGAGCTCGCCGCCGTGCTCGGCATCCGCCCTTCGCGGTACGAGGGCCCGACGGGGATCATCGGCGTGCTCAGCACTCTCTGCCGGGAGGAGGGTGTGCCGGCGGCCAGCCTCTGGGCCAATGTCCCCCACTATGTCTCCGGCGTCGAGAATCCGAAGGCGGCCCTGGCCCTCGTCCGGCGGGTCCTCACGCTCCTGGGCACGGAGGCCGACCTCTCGGAACTCGTCGAGGCCACGCGGCAGTTCGAGGGCAACCTGGACGAGGTTGTGGGACAGAACCCGAAGATTGCCGAGTACGTGAAGACGCTGGAGCGCAAGCTGCCCGAGGACGAGGAGGCGGCAGGGCCGGTCCCCGGGTCAAGCGACGAGCTGCCGCCGTCGGCGGATCTCGTCGCGGAGATCGAGCAGTTCCTTCGCCAGCAGCGGCCTGAGTCTTCTTAG